From a region of the Triticum aestivum cultivar Chinese Spring chromosome 7D, IWGSC CS RefSeq v2.1, whole genome shotgun sequence genome:
- the LOC123170890 gene encoding probable histidine kinase 2 yields MVTMQAQGVRHAIAALWALGPSYRRPSLLLAPAQLAPPLSNLLHLHLPSPYTFPTSAGCTLEAVEAQPGGTVAHGIIVVVVALAYSFISSHVNDDAVSAMDASLAHVAAGVQPLMEANRSAAVVAHSLQIPSNESSYFRYVGPYMVMALAMQPKLAEISYTSVDGAALTYYRGENGQPRAKFGSQSGEWHTQAVDPVNGRPTGRPDPAARPEHLPNATQVLADAKSGSPAALGAGWVSSNVQMVVFSAPVGDTAGVVSAAVPVDVLAIASQGDAAADPVARTYYAITDKHDGGAPPVYKPLDAGKPNQHDAKLMRAFSSETKCTASAIGAPGKLVLRAVGADQVACTSFDLSGVNLGVRLVVSDWGGAAEVRRMGVAMVSVVCVVVAVATLVCILMARALWRAGAREAALEADLVRQKEALQQAERKSMNKSNAFARASHDIRSSLAAVVGLIDVSRVEAESNSNLTYNLDQMNIGTNKLLDILNTILDMGKVESGKMQLEEVEFRMADVLEESMDLANVVGMSRGVEVIWDPCDFSVLRCTTTMGDCKRIKQILDNLLGNAIKFTHDGHVMLRAWANRPIMRSSIISTPSRFTPRRRTGGIFRRLLGRKENRSEQNSRMSLQNDPNSVEFYFEVVDTGVGIPQEKRESVFENYVQVKEGHGGTGLGLGIVQSFVRLMGGEISIKDKEPGEAGTCFGFNIFLKVSEASEVEEDLEQGRTPPSLFREPACFKGGHCVLLAHGDETRRILYTWMESLGMKVWPVTRAEFLAPTLEKARSAAGASPLRSASTSSLHGIGSGDSNTTTDRCFSSKEMVSHLRNSSGMAGSHGGHLHLFGLLVIVDVSGGRLDEVAPEAASLARIKQQAPCRIVCLTDLKTPSEDLRRFSEAASIDLNLRKPIHGSRLHKLLQVMRDLHANPFTQQQPQQLGTAMKELPAADETSAAEASSEITPAAEASSEITAAAEASEIMPAAPAPAPQGPANAGEGKPLEGMRMLLVDDTTLLQVVQKQILANYGATVEVATDGSMAVAMFTKALESANGVSESHVDTVAMPYDVIFMDCQMPVMNGYDATRRIREEESRYGIRTPIIALTAHSAEEGLQESMEAGMDLHLTKPIPKPTIAQIVLDLCNQVNN; encoded by the exons ATGGTGACTATGCAGGCGCAAGGTGTTCGACATGCAATCGCCGCGCTCTGGGCATTGGGGCCCTCTTACCGCCGCCCGTCTCTCCTCCTTGCACCAGCGCAGCTTGCCCCGCCACTCAGCAACCTCCTGCACCTCCACCTGCCCTCGCCCTACACCTTCCCGACATCGGCAGGCTGCACGCTGGAAGCAGTCGAAGCACAACCGGGCGGAACA GTTGCCCATGGAATCATCGTGGTCGTAGTGGCTCTCGCTTACTCTTTCATCTCGTCGCACGTAAATGATGATGCCGTGAGCGCCATGGACGCGTCGCTGGCGCACGTCGCCGCCGGCGTGCAGCCTCTAATGGAAGCCAACcgctccgccgccgtcgtcgcgcACTCTCTGCAGATCCCCAGCAACGAATCATCTTATTTCCGATAC gtgggaccataCATGGTCATGGCGTTGGCCATGCAGCCGAAGCTGGCCGAGATATCATACACCAGCGTGGACGGCGCCGCGTTGACGTACTACCGCGGCGAGAACGGCCAGCCGAGAGCCAAGTTCGGGAGCCAGAGCGGCGAATGGCACACCCAGGCCGTTGATCCGGTGAACGGCCGTCCCACCGGCCGCCCCGACCCAGCGGCGAGGCCGGAGCACCTACCCAACGCGACGCAGGTCCTCGCCGACGCCAAGAGCGGCTCGCCCGCGGCCCTCGGGGCCGGGTGGGTCAGCTCCAACGTCCAGATGGTGGTCTTCTCCGCGCCTGTCGGTGACACTGCCGGCGTGGTCTCCGCCGCGGTCCCCGTCGACGTCCTGGCGATCGCCAGCCAGGGCGACGCCGCCGCCGATCCCGTCGCGCGGACGTACTACGCGATCACTGACAAGCACGACGGCGGGGCCCCGCCGGTCTACAAGCCTTTGGACGCCGGGAAGCCCAACCAGCACGACGCGAAGCTGATGAGGGCCTTTTCCTCGGAGACCAAATGCACCGCGTCCGCCATTGGCGCGCCCGGCAAGCTCGTGCTCCGCGCCGTCGGGGCGGACCAAGTCGCGTGCACGAGCTTCGACCTCTCCGGAGTGAACCTG GGAGTTCGTCTTGTGGTCAGCGACTGGGGCGGGGCAGCCGAGGTCCGGCGAATGGGGGTGGCCATGGTGAGCGTCGTGTGCGTGGTCGTGGCGGTCGCGACGCTGGTGTGCATCCTTATGGCACGGGCGTTGTGGCGGGCCGGGGCGCGGGAGGCCGCTCTAGAGGCTGACCTGGTGAGGCAGAAGGAGGCGCTCCAGCAAGCGGAGCGCAAGAGCATGAACAAGAGCAATGCCTTCGCCCGCGCCAGTCATGACATCCGCTCCTCACTCGCTGCCGTCGTTGGACTCATCGATGTTTCCCGGGTAGAGGCCGAGAGCAACTCCAACCTCACCTATAACCTCGACCAGATGAACATTGGCACAAACAAACTCTTGG ATATACTTAACACGATACTGGACATGGGCAAGGTGGAGTCCGGGAAGATGCAGCTAGAGGAGGTGGAGTTCAGGATGGCAGACGTCCTTGAGGAATCCATGGACCTGGCAAACGTCGTCGGCATGTCAAGAGGCGTCGAAGTGATCTGGGACCCTTGCGACTTCTCCGTGCTCCGGTGCACCACCACCATGGGCGATTGCAAGCGTATCAAACAAATTCTTGACAACCTACTCGGCAACGCCATCAAGTTCACACACGACGGCCACGTCATGCTTCGAGCATGGGCCAACCGTCCCATCATGAGGAGCTCCATAATCAGCACCCCGTCGAGGTTCACCCCCCGTCGCCGCACGGGTGGGATCTTTCGGCGGCTGCTTGGAAGGAAGGAGAACCGTTCGGAACAAAATAGCCGAATGTCATTACAAAATGATCCTAATTCGGTTGAGTTTTACTTTGAGGTGGTTGACACTGGTGTGGGCATACCCCAGGAAAAGAGGGAGTCTGTGTTTGAGAACTACGTTCAGGTGAAGGAAGGGCATGGTGGCACCGGGCTCGGGCTTGGAATTGTGCAATCCTTT GTTCGTTTGATGGGAGGAGAAATCAGCATTAAGGACAAGGAGCCAGGAGAAGCGGGGACGTGCTTCGGCTTCAACATCTTCCTCAAGGTCAGCGAGGCGTCAGAGGTGGAAGAGGACCTCGAGCAAGGGAGGACGCCGCCGTCGCTGTTCAGGGAGCCCGCCTGCTTCAAGGGCGGGCACTGCGTCCTCCTCGCCCACGGCGACGAGACCCGCCGGATCCTGTACACGTGGATGGAGAGCCTCGGGATGAAGGTCTGGCCCGTCAcgcgcgccgagttcctcgccccGACCCTCGAGAAGGcgcgctccgccgccggcgcctcgCCGTTGAGGTCAGCGTCGACGTCGTCGCTGCATGGCATCGGGAGCGGCGACTCCAACACTACGACGGACAGGTGCTTCAGCTCCAAGGAGATGGTCAGCCACCTGCGGAACAGCAGCGGCATGGCCGGCAGCCACGGCGGGCACCTCCACCTCTTCGGCCTGCTCGTCATTGTCGACGTCTCTGGCGGGAGGCTCGACGAGGTCGCCCCCGAGGCGGCGAGCTTGGCGAGGATCAAGCAGCAGGCGCCGTGCAGGATCGTCTGCCTCACGGACCTCAAGACCCCCTCCGAGGATCTGAGGAGGTTCAGTGAGGCGGCGAGCATCGACCTCAACCTGCGCAAGCCCATCCACGGCTCCCGGCTGCACAAGCTCCTCCAGGTCATGAGAGACCTCCATGCCAACCCGTTTacgcagcagcagccgcagcagctcGGTACAGCCATGAAAGAACTGCCGGCGGCTGATGAGACCTCTGCGGCGGAGGCGTCTTCTGAAATCACGCCCGCGGCAGAGGCGTCTTCTGAAATCACGGCCGCTGCGGAGGCGTCTGAGATCAtgccggcggcgccggcgccggctcccCAGGGACCGGCCAATGCAGGAGAAGGCAAGCCGCTGGAGGGGATGCGCATGCTGCTGGTGGACGACACCACGCTGCTGCAGGTAGTCCAGAAGCAGATACTGGCCAATTACGGAGCAACGGTGGAGGTCGCCACGGATGGCTCCATGGCCGTGGCCATGTTTACAAAGGCTCTTGAGAGCGCAAATGGCGTCTCAGAGAGCCATGTGGACACAGTGGCCATGCCCTACGATGTCATCTTCATGGATTGCCAG ATGCCAGTGATGAATGGCTATGATGCGACGAGGCGCATCCGGGAGGAAGAAAGCCGCTACGGCATCCGCACCCCGATCATCGCGCTGACCGCGCATTCCGCAGAGGAGGGGCTGCAGGAGTCCATGGAGGCAGGGATGGATCTTCACCTGACCAAGCCGATACCCAAGCCGACAATCGCACAGATTGTTCTAGACCTCTGCAACCAAGTTAATAACTGA
- the LOC123166002 gene encoding two-component response regulator ORR22 encodes MLLDAMMMEARKGLMERERERDQFPVGMRVLAVDDDPVCLKVLEVLLRRCQYHVTTTNQAATALRLLRENKDMFDLVISDVHMPDMDGFKLLELVGLEMDLPVIMLSVNGETKSVLKGITHGACDYLLKPVRIEELRNVWQHVVRRKFSNREPNNNLDLCKEISKPPSADSYHRLGQATCDSHRSCDQSNRAGKKRKEPHSEEEDEGEDNDDAAGSKKPRVVWSVELHRKFVAAVNQLGIDKAVPKRILELMNVEKLTRENVASHLQKYRLYLRRLSAVASQQASIAAAFGGRDPFLHMGAFEGLHSYHQPFAPSAALPSFNPHGLLSSAGAAAFGLQDLASPKANQCSSSNGIASHCAGDTEKFHIVSLQDNQQADLSQGLTASSLGQPQLQQKWIHQETNDLCSVISGGALANTMSGTLQRVTSSSLPPEDLLECTPHIKVGAHPSIGIPTGSSGLLERSVGVSANLRDSCISQQCALPISEGFSVNKLPLHIPFDGTGVTKLDASFVAGEQEMDQKGIFLERMSVSVCPSESLIVASNAKCRASSSGSIILPLPRDTERHSKYLQFGAASNSRHRMDGMRQDQRLNSGGFSYDGGAIVPEQTDMYDLGVPKLQGGFNSSSCNFDGLLNSIIKVESDEVPFTENDLGCELFPLGACI; translated from the exons ATGCTTTTGGACGCCATGATGATGGAGGCCAGGAAGGGGTtgatggagagggagagggagagggaccagTTCCCCGTCGGCATGAGGGTCCtcgccgtcgacgacgaccccgTGTGCCTCAAGGTTCTGGAGGTCCTCCTCCGCCGCTGCCAGTATCATG TAACAACCACCAACCAGGCTGCCACTGCACTGAGGCTGTTAAGGGAGAACAAGGACATGTTTGACCTGGTCATCAGCGACGTCCACATGCCCGACATGGACGGCTTCAAGCTCCTGGAGCTCGTGGGGCTCGAAATGGACCTCCCTGTCATCA TGTTATCGGTGAACGGAGAGACAAAATCTGTGCTCAAGGGGATAACCCATGGCGCCTGCGACTACCTCCTAAAGCCGGTCCGGATCGAAGAGCTCAGGAACGTGTGGCAGCACGTCGTCAGGAGGAAGTTCAGCAACCGTGAGCCGAACAACAACCTTGATCTCTGCAAGGAGATCAGCAAGCCGCCGAGCGCCGACTCGTACCACCGGCTCGGCCAGGCGACCTGTGACAGCCACAGGTCCTGTGACCAGAGCAACAGGgccggcaagaagaggaaggagccgcacagcgaggaggaagacgagggcgaGGACAACGACGACGCCGCGGGGTCGAAGAAGCCGAGGGTGGTGTGGTCGGTGGAGCTGCACCGGAAGTTCGTCGCCGCCGTCAACCAGCTCGGGATCGACA AGGCTGTACCCAAACGAATACTCGAGCTTATGAACGTGGAGAAGCTCACCAGGGAAAATGTTGCGAGCCATCTGCAG AAGTACAGGCTATACCTCAGACGGCTAAGTGCTGTGGCATCACAGCAAGCCAGCATTGCTGCTGCTTTTGGAGGCAGAGACCCCTTCTTGCACATGGGAGCATTTGAAGGACTTCATAGCTATCATCAACCCTTTGCCCCTTCTGCTGCTCTTCCATCTTTCAATCCACATGGACTGCTGAGTAGTGCTGGTGCAGCAGCATTTGGGCTTCAGGACCTTGCTTCTCCCAAGGCAAACCAGTGTTCTAGCAGCAACGGCATAGCAAGTCATTGCGCCGGCGATACGGAGAAGTTCCACATTGTGAGCTTACAAGACAACCAACAGGCAGATTTATCACAAGGCTTGACCGCATCGTCGCTTGGGCAGCCTCAGCTCCAGCAGAAGTGGATCCATCAGGAAACCAATGACCTGTGCTCTGTCATTTCCGGGGGTGCTCTGGCTAACACTATGTCTGGCACACTCCAAAGAGTTACAAGCAGTTCACTGCCACCAGAGGATCTTTTGGAGTGCACTCCACACATCAAAGTTGGAGCTCATCCATCCATAGGAATACCAACTGGGAGTTCAGGGCTGCTTGAAAGGTCTGTCGGAGTTTCCGCCAATTTGCGGGATTCTTGTATATCTCAGCAGTGTGCTCTTCCAATCAGTGAAGGGTTTTCTGTTAACAAGTTACCGTTGCACATCCCGTTCGATGGTACTGGCGTGACAAAACTTGATGCTAGCTTTGTGGCTGGAGAACAAGAGATGGACCAAAAGGGGATATTTTTGGAAAGAATGTCTGTTAGTGTTTGTCCTTCTGAGAGCCTTATAGTAGCCAGCAATGCCAAATGTAGAGCTAGTTCCTCTGGCAGTATAATTCTGCCCCTTCCTCGTGATACCGAAAGACATTCAAAATACCTCCAGTTTGGGGCTGCAAGCAACTCCAGACATAGAATGGATGGAATGAGACAAGACCAAAGACTGAACAGTGGAGGTTTTAGCTATGATGGTGGTGCCATTGTGCCTGAACAGACCGATATGTACGATTTGGGAGTTCCAAAGCTGCAGGGTGGGTTCAATTCCAGCAGCTGCAACTTTGATGGTCTTCTCAACTCCATAATAAAAGTG GAGAGCGACGAAGTGCCGTTCACGGAAAACGACCTCGGGTGTGAACTTTTCCCACTTGGTGCCTGCATATGA